A region of Deinococcus rubellus DNA encodes the following proteins:
- a CDS encoding DUF402 domain-containing protein, translating to MPTDAPPRTRHPDAGARAVQAKPFPIESTPAKPPKVERHDLARREHHTNTGIRAVERYHVHAAGLAVVRPFKAHPRIRAWQAHLLPALGLQVCRYEFHGPREHDYYIDLATITEAGGIWTLTDHYLDVLVWHGLRAELIDEDEFLAAVRAGYLSAAQAQAVQAQAQALLRGLAEHGHDVQAYLAARGVRLSWVDQNRADWDGTDEIGADQGWEPDRTLVGQG from the coding sequence ATGCCGACTGACGCGCCGCCGAGAACCCGCCACCCGGACGCTGGCGCACGCGCCGTTCAAGCCAAACCGTTCCCAATAGAATCAACCCCGGCCAAGCCACCCAAGGTCGAGCGCCACGACCTCGCCCGGCGCGAACACCACACCAACACTGGGATTCGCGCCGTCGAGCGGTATCACGTGCATGCGGCGGGGCTGGCGGTGGTTCGCCCGTTCAAGGCCCACCCGCGCATCCGCGCCTGGCAGGCCCATCTGCTGCCCGCGCTGGGGTTGCAGGTCTGCCGCTACGAGTTTCACGGCCCGCGTGAGCACGACTACTACATCGATCTGGCGACCATCACCGAGGCAGGCGGGATCTGGACCCTGACCGATCATTACCTGGATGTGCTGGTGTGGCATGGCCTGCGCGCCGAGCTGATTGACGAGGACGAGTTCCTGGCCGCCGTGCGGGCGGGGTATCTCAGCGCCGCGCAGGCCCAGGCCGTGCAGGCCCAGGCCCAGGCGCTACTGCGCGGGCTGGCCGAGCACGGCCACGATGTTCAGGCGTATCTGGCGGCGCGGGGCGTGCGCCTGTCCTGGGTTGACCAGAACCGGGCCGATTGGGACGGGACAGATGAGATCGGTGCAGACCAGGGCTGGGAGCCGGACCGGACGCTGGTGGGTCAGGGCTGA
- a CDS encoding HD-GYP domain-containing protein, with protein sequence MSASAAPAAPPSPAPLIVLALLAAGGVAYGVVLRNTPLIVGMTVLCASLTQRLGGLWKWLPIAVYVLAFTATLVLVKTRPEPWSLAGALALILGLGLLSIREGSKARETEWLHDTVKALEEGSVKLGEARDAEAIIRAGIAILQNLRVAPHFAMVAYRRGTPMILAARGAFEPFIEQPIVPSDNDSRSVQADHWVAEEVLALLKRPQRKTQLVVNIYGRATQHLGLILLTREDREFEADEKSVVESFARFLGAQLGQVYAIRELRDANDLTLKALGSALEHRDDDTGGHTQRVMTLALRLAARLGWDDERLKAVRWGAYLHDLGKIAVPDAILHKRGPLDPNERASMQRHVTIGYDMLQDLHFLPAETLDLVRYHHERWDGGGYPSGLRGQDIPDAARLFSIIDVYDALVNARPYKPAWSRERALQELRRQSGSQFDPQFVDAFLRMMSEQDDAKLVR encoded by the coding sequence GTGTCCGCATCCGCCGCTCCAGCCGCCCCGCCCTCGCCCGCTCCGCTGATTGTGCTGGCCTTACTGGCCGCAGGCGGCGTCGCCTACGGTGTCGTGTTGCGCAACACTCCGCTGATCGTGGGCATGACGGTACTGTGCGCCTCGCTCACCCAGCGGCTGGGGGGCCTGTGGAAGTGGCTGCCCATCGCGGTCTACGTGCTGGCTTTCACGGCCACGCTGGTGCTGGTCAAGACCAGGCCGGAGCCGTGGAGCCTGGCCGGAGCATTGGCGCTGATCCTGGGCCTGGGCCTGCTCTCGATCCGCGAAGGGTCCAAGGCCCGCGAAACCGAGTGGCTGCACGACACCGTCAAGGCGCTCGAAGAAGGCAGTGTCAAGCTGGGAGAGGCCCGCGACGCCGAGGCGATTATCCGTGCAGGCATCGCCATTCTGCAAAACCTGCGGGTGGCTCCCCACTTCGCCATGGTGGCTTACCGGCGCGGCACGCCGATGATTCTGGCGGCACGCGGGGCCTTCGAGCCGTTTATCGAGCAGCCGATTGTGCCCAGCGACAACGACAGCCGCAGTGTGCAGGCCGATCACTGGGTGGCCGAGGAAGTGCTGGCCTTACTGAAGCGCCCGCAGCGCAAAACGCAACTGGTGGTCAACATCTATGGCCGCGCCACCCAGCATCTGGGCCTCATCTTGCTGACCCGTGAGGACCGCGAGTTCGAGGCCGATGAGAAGTCGGTGGTCGAGTCGTTCGCCCGCTTCCTGGGCGCGCAGCTCGGTCAGGTCTACGCCATCCGCGAACTGCGCGACGCCAACGACCTGACCCTCAAGGCGCTCGGCTCGGCCCTGGAGCACCGCGACGACGACACTGGCGGTCACACCCAGCGGGTCATGACCCTGGCGCTGCGGCTGGCGGCCCGGCTCGGCTGGGACGACGAGCGCCTCAAGGCGGTGCGCTGGGGCGCATACCTGCACGATCTGGGCAAGATTGCCGTACCGGACGCCATCCTGCACAAGCGCGGCCCCCTCGACCCCAACGAGCGCGCCTCAATGCAGCGCCACGTCACCATCGGCTACGACATGCTCCAGGATCTCCACTTCCTGCCTGCCGAGACGCTCGATCTGGTGCGCTACCACCACGAGCGCTGGGACGGCGGCGGCTATCCCAGTGGGCTGCGCGGCCAGGACATTCCCGACGCTGCCCGGCTGTTTTCGATCATCGACGTGTACGACGCCCTGGTCAACGCCCGGCCCTACAAGCCCGCCTGGAGCCGTGAGCGCGCCCTCCAAGAGTTGCGCCGTCAGTCTGGCAGCCAGTTCGACCCGCAGTTCGTGGACGCTTTCCTGAGAATGATGTCCGAGCAGGACGACGCCAAGCTGGTGCGCTGA
- the tilS gene encoding tRNA lysidine(34) synthetase TilS: MPPARALLTPLLAPLRHYAQALSGPLVVGVSGGADSVALLRALLLVGASPVVAHLDHQLRPESAADAEWVAALCRDLGVPCELGRAPVARVAEQRGWTTEEAARRLRYDFLARVARQRGLKLILTAHTRNDQAETVLWQVLRGEAVLSGIAPVRGALRRPWLGVSRGQITAALDAWQQTWREDASNADTSYTRNWLRAEVMPPMRTRFPGLDERLSRLARHQAEDDAVLSDLAGRFTLHTPRRGQSQALLRRLVRRDLVAAGLTFHAAHLDALASALSRGVTHHLSLPAGRDISVIGGPFPRLELPRSDSDPAHDWLRPEFAFPPDWTLRRRQAGDRIRLSAGERKLSDVLTDLRVPRAERDRLWLLAGPAGVQWLGIQPPVWALGAREQVDGPPLSGPEADHYFMGEALRLAEAAARAGEVPVGALVVRGTEVIASAANRSRELGDMTRHAELEALRQAAQVAGPYLTGFTLYVTLEPCPMCLGAALEARLGRLVYGASNPRAGALGGVSDLLAHAWGHPLSVTPGVRAAQAARLLKAAFAEFRAAAP, translated from the coding sequence ATGCCTCCGGCCCGCGCCCTCCTGACGCCTCTGCTGGCCCCACTGCGCCACTACGCCCAGGCCCTCTCCGGGCCGCTGGTGGTGGGTGTCTCGGGCGGAGCTGACAGCGTGGCCCTGTTGCGGGCGCTGCTGCTCGTCGGCGCGTCGCCCGTTGTGGCCCACCTCGACCACCAGCTCCGGCCCGAATCGGCTGCCGACGCCGAGTGGGTGGCGGCGCTGTGCCGGGACCTGGGTGTGCCGTGTGAGCTGGGGCGCGCTCCGGTGGCGCGGGTGGCCGAGCAGCGCGGCTGGACCACCGAGGAAGCGGCGCGGCGGCTGCGCTACGATTTTCTGGCGCGGGTGGCCCGGCAACGCGGGCTGAAGCTGATCCTGACGGCGCATACCCGGAACGACCAGGCCGAGACGGTGCTGTGGCAAGTGCTGCGCGGCGAGGCGGTCCTCAGCGGGATCGCCCCGGTACGGGGAGCGCTGCGCCGTCCCTGGCTGGGCGTCAGCCGGGGGCAGATCACGGCAGCCCTCGACGCCTGGCAGCAGACCTGGCGTGAGGATGCCAGCAACGCCGACACCAGCTATACCCGCAACTGGCTGCGCGCCGAGGTGATGCCGCCAATGCGTACCCGATTTCCAGGTCTGGACGAACGCCTTTCCCGCCTGGCCCGCCACCAGGCCGAGGACGATGCTGTGCTGAGCGATCTGGCTGGGCGCTTCACGTTGCACACGCCGCGCCGGGGGCAGTCTCAAGCACTGCTTCGGCGGCTGGTGCGCCGCGATCTGGTGGCGGCAGGTCTGACCTTCCACGCTGCGCACCTCGACGCGCTGGCCTCAGCCCTGTCACGCGGCGTCACCCATCATCTGAGCTTGCCCGCAGGCCGCGACATCAGCGTGATTGGCGGTCCCTTTCCCCGGCTGGAACTGCCCCGCTCGGATTCAGATCCGGCCCACGACTGGCTGCGTCCCGAATTTGCCTTTCCTCCTGACTGGACCCTGCGCCGCCGCCAGGCTGGGGACCGTATCCGTCTCAGCGCCGGCGAGCGCAAACTCAGCGACGTGCTGACCGATCTGCGGGTTCCCAGGGCCGAGCGTGACCGGCTGTGGCTGCTGGCTGGTCCCGCTGGTGTGCAGTGGCTCGGCATCCAGCCGCCGGTCTGGGCGCTGGGCGCGCGCGAGCAGGTCGACGGACCGCCGCTCAGCGGGCCTGAAGCGGACCACTACTTTATGGGCGAGGCGCTCAGACTGGCTGAGGCCGCTGCCCGTGCCGGTGAGGTGCCAGTAGGAGCGCTGGTGGTGCGCGGCACAGAGGTCATCGCCTCGGCGGCCAACCGCAGCCGCGAACTCGGCGACATGACCCGGCACGCCGAACTGGAAGCCCTCAGGCAGGCGGCCCAGGTGGCCGGGCCGTACCTGACTGGCTTCACCCTCTACGTGACCCTGGAGCCGTGCCCGATGTGTCTGGGCGCGGCGCTCGAAGCCCGGTTGGGGCGGCTGGTATACGGAGCCAGTAATCCCCGCGCTGGAGCGCTTGGCGGCGTCAGCGACCTGCTTGCGCACGCCTGGGGACACCCGCTGAGTGTCACGCCAGGCGTGAGGGCCGCCCAGGCCGCCCGGCTCTTGAAGGCGGCGTTTGCCGAATTCCGTGCTGCCGCGCCCTGA
- a CDS encoding DEAD/DEAH box helicase, with the protein MQFSELINPELAGRLAAQGITEATPIQSESLPHTLQGRDLIGRARTGTGKTLAFALPIIQGIAPSRERGRTPRALIMAPTRELAKQVAEHFHRASGELEVLTIYGGAAYGPQEKTLSRGVDIVVGTPGRIIDHIERGNLVLDAVQFVVLDEADEMLSVGFADAIEEILKATPETRQTMLFSATLTRDILRIAKQYQNDPVTIDLVGEGKSQAAVSVEHLKIRVGRTRTRLLADLLTIYNPERAIIFARTKREVDELALELIHRGLEAEALHGDLAQSQRERALGAFRAGRVRVLVATDVAARGLDIPEVDLVVQYHLPQDHESYVHRSGRTGRAGRTGTAIVMYGDREQRDLRNLEHATGVHFIERAHPTPKDVRDASARTSADQVRKVESEFAEPFQAEAERLFSELGLESLARALARIAGAVTPARTVSLLSGEEGQVTVMLHGQRMSVARTVALISRSTDIDSRALGRVRLSDEGAVADIPSELVQKLLAASPLDGQVEVSVPDELPTLHEAPQRERFSDSRSSGGYRGGSRQSSGRSSSNDRGNSGGSGGYRGRSTSTGNSSDFGSREFVPSGPERGGSERRDRR; encoded by the coding sequence ATGCAATTTAGTGAACTGATCAACCCCGAACTCGCCGGGCGTCTTGCGGCGCAGGGCATCACCGAAGCCACTCCCATCCAGTCCGAGAGCCTACCGCACACCCTGCAGGGCCGCGACCTGATTGGCCGCGCCCGCACCGGTACCGGCAAGACGCTGGCTTTCGCGCTGCCGATCATTCAGGGCATTGCCCCCAGCCGCGAGCGGGGCCGCACCCCGCGCGCCCTGATCATGGCTCCCACCCGCGAACTCGCCAAGCAGGTCGCCGAGCACTTCCACAGGGCGTCCGGCGAACTCGAAGTGCTGACCATCTACGGCGGCGCAGCTTACGGCCCGCAGGAAAAGACCCTGTCGCGCGGCGTCGATATCGTCGTCGGCACGCCGGGACGCATCATCGACCATATCGAGCGTGGCAACCTGGTGCTCGACGCCGTGCAGTTCGTGGTGCTCGACGAGGCCGACGAGATGCTGAGCGTGGGCTTTGCCGACGCCATCGAGGAAATCCTCAAGGCCACGCCTGAAACCCGCCAGACCATGCTGTTCAGCGCCACACTGACCCGCGACATCCTGCGCATTGCCAAGCAGTACCAGAACGATCCGGTCACAATCGACCTCGTCGGCGAGGGCAAGAGCCAGGCCGCCGTAAGCGTCGAGCACCTCAAGATCCGCGTCGGGCGCACCCGCACCCGCTTGCTGGCCGACCTGCTGACCATCTATAACCCCGAGCGCGCCATCATCTTCGCCCGCACCAAGCGCGAGGTCGATGAACTGGCCCTCGAACTCATTCACCGTGGCCTGGAGGCCGAAGCGCTGCACGGCGATCTGGCCCAGAGCCAGCGCGAGCGCGCCCTCGGGGCCTTCCGCGCCGGACGGGTGCGGGTGCTGGTCGCCACCGACGTGGCCGCGCGCGGTCTGGACATCCCCGAGGTCGATCTGGTGGTGCAGTACCACCTGCCGCAGGATCACGAAAGCTATGTTCACCGCTCGGGCCGCACCGGACGTGCCGGGCGCACCGGCACCGCCATCGTGATGTACGGCGACCGCGAGCAGCGCGACCTGCGCAATCTGGAGCACGCCACCGGCGTTCACTTCATCGAACGCGCCCACCCCACCCCCAAGGACGTGCGCGACGCCTCGGCCCGCACCTCTGCCGACCAGGTTCGTAAAGTCGAGAGCGAGTTTGCCGAGCCGTTCCAGGCCGAGGCCGAGCGCTTGTTTAGCGAACTGGGTCTGGAGAGCCTGGCCCGCGCCCTGGCCCGCATCGCCGGAGCCGTGACGCCCGCACGCACTGTCAGCCTGCTCAGCGGTGAGGAAGGCCAGGTCACCGTGATGTTGCACGGCCAGCGCATGAGCGTGGCCCGCACCGTCGCGCTGATCTCCCGCAGCACCGACATCGACAGCCGGGCACTGGGCCGGGTGCGCCTCTCAGACGAGGGCGCGGTGGCCGACATTCCCAGCGAACTGGTGCAGAAACTGCTGGCCGCCTCGCCACTCGACGGCCAGGTGGAGGTCAGCGTGCCCGACGAGCTGCCCACCCTGCACGAAGCCCCGCAGCGTGAGCGCTTCAGCGACAGCCGCAGCAGCGGCGGCTACCGTGGCGGAAGTCGCCAGAGCAGCGGGCGCTCCTCCAGCAATGACCGGGGCAACAGCGGCGGCAGCGGCGGTTACCGTGGCCGCAGCACCAGCACCGGGAATAGCAGTGACTTCGGCAGCCGCGAGTTCGTCCCCAGCGGCCCGGAGCGCGGCGGCAGCGAACGGCGCGATCGGCGCTAA
- a CDS encoding class I SAM-dependent rRNA methyltransferase yields MNVTIKTQALRRLRGRYPFGHTGDLLSADSGIAPGEVVDVRGEDGSFVGRGYFNAQGATPLRMLTLEREDINEAFYRRRVREALGRREGQIHNTDALRAVYAEADGLPGVVADQFGSSPAGGVLAVQLRNAGAERHRDLILSALKKETGARAAYERSDTGERRKEGLDLKTGELWGEVPSRVRFFEDDLELFFDWQDAQKTGFFLDQRDNRRMLAALVQPGQHFLDVYSYTGGFSLHAARRGAQTVAVDKDAAALGILEAVARANRLQAGARLGDALEVMAQLEREKRRFDVVVLDPPTLAKRRDDVPNAKRVFTDGTARALRMLNSGGHLLISTCAHYLKVDDLLDAARVAAGEAGAAAQVVAVTYQPADHPYMLAVPESLYLKSVLLKKD; encoded by the coding sequence ATGAATGTGACGATCAAGACCCAGGCCCTCAGACGTCTGCGGGGCCGCTACCCCTTCGGCCACACGGGCGACCTCCTCAGCGCCGACAGCGGCATAGCGCCGGGCGAGGTGGTGGACGTACGCGGCGAGGACGGCAGCTTCGTGGGACGCGGCTACTTCAATGCCCAGGGCGCGACCCCGCTGCGAATGCTGACGCTGGAGCGCGAGGACATCAACGAAGCATTTTACCGCCGCCGCGTTCGCGAGGCGCTGGGACGGCGCGAGGGGCAGATACACAACACCGACGCCCTGCGGGCCGTCTACGCCGAGGCCGACGGGTTGCCGGGCGTGGTGGCCGACCAGTTCGGCAGTTCTCCAGCGGGAGGGGTGCTGGCGGTGCAGCTTCGCAACGCCGGGGCCGAGCGCCACCGCGACCTGATTCTCAGCGCCCTGAAAAAGGAAACTGGGGCCAGGGCCGCCTACGAACGCAGCGATACCGGCGAGCGCCGCAAGGAGGGGCTGGACCTCAAGACCGGCGAATTGTGGGGCGAGGTGCCCAGCCGCGTGCGCTTCTTCGAGGACGATCTGGAACTGTTCTTCGACTGGCAGGATGCCCAGAAGACCGGCTTCTTTCTGGACCAGCGCGACAACCGCCGGATGCTGGCCGCCCTGGTGCAGCCGGGCCAGCATTTTCTGGACGTGTATTCGTATACCGGGGGATTCAGCCTGCACGCCGCCCGGCGCGGCGCACAGACTGTCGCCGTCGATAAGGACGCCGCCGCGCTGGGCATTCTGGAGGCAGTGGCCCGTGCCAACCGCTTGCAGGCCGGAGCGAGGCTGGGCGACGCGCTGGAGGTGATGGCGCAACTGGAGCGCGAGAAACGCCGCTTCGACGTGGTGGTCCTCGACCCGCCCACCCTGGCCAAGCGCCGCGACGACGTACCCAACGCCAAGCGGGTGTTCACCGACGGCACGGCCCGCGCGCTCAGGATGCTCAACTCCGGCGGCCACCTGCTGATCTCCACCTGCGCCCATTACCTCAAGGTGGACGACCTGCTCGACGCGGCGCGGGTGGCAGCGGGTGAGGCCGGGGCAGCGGCGCAGGTCGTGGCCGTGACGTATCAGCCCGCCGACCATCCCTACATGCTGGCGGTGCCGGAGAGCCTGTACCTCAAGAGCGTGCTGCTCAAAAAGGACTGA
- a CDS encoding peroxiredoxin — MLRPGQTAPLFEAKSDEGQPLSLLTLRGQWVVLYFFPRALTPACSLEAREFEQSIGEFQQRSAQVIGVSSDTEARQALFRDTCHLSFPLLPDSDRRVCRAYGVLGGLGGWLGLSHRCTYLIDPAGLVAQVWPSVKPGQHAAEILRELSTRQQVSASTQG, encoded by the coding sequence ATGTTACGTCCCGGCCAAACCGCGCCCCTGTTCGAGGCCAAGAGTGACGAGGGCCAACCCCTCTCGCTGCTGACGCTGCGCGGGCAGTGGGTGGTGCTGTACTTCTTTCCCAGGGCACTGACCCCGGCGTGCAGCCTGGAAGCCAGGGAATTCGAGCAGTCGATCGGCGAGTTCCAGCAGCGCTCGGCCCAGGTGATCGGCGTCAGCAGCGACACCGAGGCCCGGCAGGCCCTGTTTCGCGACACCTGCCACCTGAGTTTTCCGCTGCTCCCCGACTCGGACCGGCGCGTCTGCCGGGCTTACGGGGTACTGGGCGGCCTCGGCGGCTGGCTGGGCCTGAGTCATCGGTGCACCTACCTGATTGATCCGGCGGGGCTGGTGGCCCAGGTCTGGCCCTCGGTGAAGCCCGGCCAACACGCCGCCGAAATATTGCGCGAGCTGTCGACCCGTCAGCAGGTCAGCGCCAGCACGCAGGGCTAG
- a CDS encoding U32 family peptidase, with product MPSLVKPSATEPSHLSARFKPEVMSPVGGWPQLRAAVEAGADAVFFGVEAFHARAKVGFSNEELPEIMRFLHERGVKGYVTFNVLIFDRELRAAEAQLLHLSACGVDAIIVQDLGVARLAAEVVPDLPIHGSTQMSITSAEGAQLARRFGASRVVLGRELSLKDIARIRADTDVELETFVHGALCVSYSGQCFSSEAWGGRSANRGQCAQACRLPYDLFVDGVRRDLGDARYLLSPGDLYALHQVPELVEIGVHCLKIEGRYKDAEYVALTTAAYRQAVDEAWAGLPLSITPQQEQDLEQVYSRGLGPHFMAGTNHQTVVRGRAPRHRGVRVGTVKALTPRGVVVSLSETLKPGDGLVFDAANWRAPEGREEGGFLYGGWSYGGGQAGQQVEVLSAGQDIELRFARGAVNPERVRPGDWVWRTHDPALDARVRPLLESADPLYTRPLTMHFVGRVGERPSLMLTDEAGRRVSVTGEAVLSEARNRALDEASLCEQLGRLGGTPYHLSELTAELVGAGFLPVSALNALRREATARLSELRGQAPQRRANPLLDVSSGPAPRVPASQEPRLHLLVRTPVQLEAAIAARPASITLDYLELYGLKPSVEQVQQAGIAVRVASPRILKPSEQNLQKFLLSLGAELLVRSGGLLEGLQDTPNRPALTGDFSLNAANALSTRALLALGLERVTPTHDLNAEQITDLAGLVGPDKLEVIAYGHLPVFHTEHCVFCRFLSSGTDYTNCGHPCESHQLALRDERGHLHPVMADVGCRNTVFEGRAQSGAAHLREWLGKGLCEFRLEFVHESAAEVAEVVAAHRTFFAGRISAAELAGRLAAVGPGSTEGSFYVPGDFGAGLPAPDAFAGLLALPVL from the coding sequence ATGCCCAGCCTCGTCAAGCCCAGTGCCACCGAACCCAGCCACCTGTCCGCCCGCTTTAAGCCCGAGGTCATGAGTCCAGTGGGCGGCTGGCCGCAACTGCGCGCCGCCGTGGAAGCCGGAGCCGACGCGGTGTTTTTTGGCGTGGAGGCTTTTCACGCGCGGGCCAAGGTGGGCTTCAGCAATGAGGAGCTGCCCGAGATCATGCGCTTCCTTCACGAGCGCGGTGTCAAAGGCTACGTCACCTTCAACGTGCTGATCTTCGACCGTGAGCTGCGGGCGGCCGAGGCGCAACTGCTGCACCTCTCCGCATGCGGGGTCGACGCCATCATCGTGCAGGACCTCGGCGTGGCGCGTCTGGCCGCCGAAGTGGTGCCGGACCTGCCGATTCACGGCTCCACCCAGATGAGCATCACGTCCGCCGAGGGCGCGCAGCTCGCCCGGCGCTTCGGGGCCAGCCGGGTGGTGCTGGGGCGCGAGCTGAGCCTGAAGGACATTGCCCGCATCCGCGCTGACACCGATGTCGAGCTGGAAACCTTCGTGCACGGCGCGCTGTGCGTCAGCTACTCGGGGCAGTGCTTTTCGAGCGAGGCCTGGGGCGGGCGCAGCGCCAACCGGGGCCAGTGTGCCCAGGCCTGCCGTTTGCCTTACGATCTGTTCGTCGACGGCGTGCGGCGCGACCTCGGTGACGCCCGTTACCTGCTCTCGCCCGGCGACCTCTACGCGCTGCATCAGGTGCCGGAACTGGTCGAGATCGGCGTGCATTGCCTCAAGATCGAGGGCCGCTACAAGGACGCCGAATACGTGGCGCTGACCACCGCCGCTTACCGTCAGGCCGTGGACGAGGCCTGGGCCGGGCTGCCGCTGAGCATCACGCCTCAGCAGGAGCAGGATCTGGAGCAGGTCTACTCGCGGGGCCTGGGGCCGCACTTCATGGCCGGAACCAACCACCAGACCGTCGTGCGGGGCCGTGCGCCGCGCCACCGGGGTGTGCGGGTCGGCACGGTGAAAGCGCTGACGCCGCGCGGGGTGGTCGTGTCTCTCAGCGAGACCCTCAAGCCCGGCGACGGCCTGGTGTTCGACGCGGCCAACTGGCGGGCCCCCGAGGGCCGCGAGGAGGGCGGCTTTCTGTACGGCGGCTGGAGTTACGGTGGCGGGCAGGCCGGGCAGCAGGTGGAGGTGCTGAGCGCCGGGCAGGACATCGAACTGCGCTTTGCCAGAGGAGCGGTCAACCCCGAGCGGGTGCGGCCCGGCGACTGGGTGTGGCGCACCCACGATCCGGCCCTGGACGCCCGCGTGCGCCCGCTCCTGGAGAGCGCCGATCCGCTCTACACCCGCCCGCTGACGATGCACTTCGTGGGCCGGGTGGGGGAGAGGCCCAGCCTGATGCTCACCGACGAGGCGGGCCGCCGCGTAAGCGTGACCGGCGAGGCGGTGCTCTCCGAAGCCAGAAACCGGGCGCTGGACGAGGCCAGCTTGTGCGAGCAGCTCGGCAGGCTGGGCGGCACGCCGTACCACCTGAGCGAATTGACGGCGGAGCTGGTCGGTGCGGGTTTCTTGCCGGTCAGCGCCCTGAACGCCCTGCGCCGTGAGGCCACTGCGCGCCTCAGCGAGCTGCGTGGGCAAGCGCCGCAGCGCCGTGCCAACCCGCTTCTGGACGTCAGCAGCGGTCCTGCTCCCCGTGTTCCGGCCAGCCAAGAGCCGCGTCTGCACCTGCTGGTCCGCACCCCGGTGCAACTCGAAGCCGCCATCGCGGCCCGGCCTGCGAGCATCACCCTCGATTACCTCGAACTCTACGGGCTCAAGCCCAGCGTCGAGCAGGTGCAGCAGGCGGGCATCGCGGTGCGGGTCGCCAGCCCGCGCATCCTCAAGCCCAGCGAGCAGAACCTCCAGAAGTTCCTGCTCTCGCTGGGGGCCGAGCTGCTGGTGCGCTCCGGCGGCTTGCTGGAAGGCTTGCAGGACACCCCGAACCGGCCTGCCCTGACTGGCGACTTCAGCTTGAACGCCGCCAATGCCCTGAGCACCCGCGCGCTGCTGGCGCTGGGCTTGGAGCGGGTCACGCCCACACACGACCTCAACGCCGAGCAGATTACGGATCTTGCCGGGCTGGTGGGGCCGGACAAGCTCGAAGTGATCGCCTACGGCCACCTGCCGGTCTTCCACACCGAGCACTGCGTGTTCTGCCGCTTCCTGAGCAGCGGCACCGATTACACCAACTGCGGCCACCCCTGCGAGTCGCACCAACTCGCCCTGCGCGACGAGCGCGGTCACCTGCACCCAGTGATGGCTGACGTGGGCTGCCGCAACACGGTCTTTGAGGGGCGTGCCCAGAGTGGGGCGGCGCACCTGCGCGAGTGGCTCGGTAAGGGGCTGTGTGAGTTCCGCCTCGAATTCGTCCACGAGAGCGCTGCCGAGGTCGCGGAAGTGGTCGCCGCCCACCGCACCTTCTTTGCGGGCCGCATCAGCGCTGCCGAACTGGCCGGGCGATTGGCCGCCGTCGGCCCCGGCAGCACCGAGGGCAGCTTCTATGTGCCGGGCGACTTCGGAGCTGGTCTGCCCGCGCCCGACGCTTTCGCTGGATTGCTGGCCCTGCCGGTGCTATAA
- a CDS encoding homoserine O-acetyltransferase family protein: protein MTALEAAPRTFAPLGEAPQRCSAVLFGTTPLLLDSGQVVSDVRVAYHTYGTPSRDAVLVLHALTGDSAVHQWWPGLFGAGQALDSGRDFIVCSNVLGGCTGTSGPAELGTDELSLRDMVCLQRELLRHLGVERVSVVGGSMGGMQAYAWLNTFPDLVNKAVIIGAPARHSPWATGLNTAARSAILAAPGGAGLQVARQIAMLSYRSPQSFAQTQAGPSSRRAGQAAISTYLEYQGQKLADRFCERSYLALTNAMDRFQLTNAELNLMQTRTLVVGISSDQLYPAWEVREQAGRLRNAIYWELESPHGHDAFLMDASALDEQVKAFLEG, encoded by the coding sequence GTGACGGCGCTGGAGGCGGCTCCCCGCACCTTTGCGCCGCTGGGTGAAGCGCCGCAGCGATGTTCGGCGGTTCTGTTTGGGACCACGCCGCTGCTGCTCGACAGTGGGCAGGTCGTCAGCGACGTGCGAGTGGCCTACCACACCTACGGCACTCCCAGCCGCGACGCCGTGCTGGTGCTACATGCCCTGACCGGCGACAGCGCGGTGCATCAGTGGTGGCCGGGCCTCTTCGGAGCGGGCCAGGCCCTCGATTCGGGGCGCGACTTCATCGTGTGCAGCAATGTGCTGGGCGGCTGTACGGGCACGAGTGGTCCCGCCGAGCTGGGCACCGACGAACTATCGCTGCGCGACATGGTGTGCCTTCAGCGTGAACTGCTGCGCCACCTCGGCGTGGAGCGCGTCAGCGTGGTGGGCGGCAGCATGGGCGGGATGCAGGCCTATGCCTGGCTCAACACCTTTCCCGATCTGGTGAACAAGGCGGTCATCATCGGCGCGCCAGCGCGGCATTCGCCCTGGGCCACCGGGCTGAACACGGCGGCCCGCAGCGCCATTCTGGCAGCCCCCGGCGGCGCGGGGCTGCAAGTCGCCCGCCAGATCGCCATGCTGAGTTACCGCAGTCCGCAGAGCTTCGCCCAGACCCAGGCCGGGCCGAGTTCCCGCCGGGCGGGCCAGGCAGCCATCAGCACGTACCTCGAATACCAGGGCCAGAAACTGGCCGACCGCTTTTGCGAGCGCAGCTATCTGGCGCTCACGAACGCAATGGACCGGTTTCAACTGACCAACGCCGAACTGAACCTGATGCAGACGCGAACGCTGGTGGTGGGCATCTCCAGCGACCAGCTCTATCCGGCCTGGGAAGTGCGCGAGCAGGCCGGGCGGCTTCGTAACGCGATCTACTGGGAACTGGAGAGTCCGCACGGCCACGACGCCTTTCTGATGGACGCTTCGGCACTGGACGAGCAGGTAAAGGCGTTTCTGGAAGGTTGA